In Artemia franciscana unplaced genomic scaffold, ASM3288406v1 Scaffold_1397, whole genome shotgun sequence, a single genomic region encodes these proteins:
- the LOC136042510 gene encoding sodium-coupled neutral amino acid transporter 9 homolog isoform X2 codes for MITSNMNESLLPSSPSRVRQPYHYDSLARPSIPQTPPLDEEAEDPGPQTFPPVEPTYSRYRYYSKLIAPGSNEDALRIPLHVIPVHFLYPMIPGVIDVTAGKQSSLVTIFAIWNTMMGTSLLTMPWALEQAGLVLGLCLMVSVAGICFYTAWRILSTFKFYGIALLGASIVYWVLMSNFLYNTGKVIHDVVVGNFSSNETDQLLCPHPSEGDRWSKLLNADLESFSTYWSIDFTVPIYLTVILGPLTCLKSATFFTKFNAFGNLNFLSSVHVTGNNRLKVQSGLIKKRK; via the exons ATGATCACAAGCAATATGAACGAGTCCCTACTTCCCTCAAGCCCTTCTAG GGTGCGGCAACCCTACCACTATGATTCTTTGGCACGACCATCAATACCTCAAACTCCACCATTGGACGAAGAAGCTGAAGATCCTGGTCCTCAGACCTTTCCTCCTGTTGAACCAACATACTCACGATATCGATATTATTCTAAGCTTATTGCTCCTGGTTCAAACGAAGATGCATTG AGGATTCCACTTCACGTGATTCCGGTCCATTTCTTGTACCCCATGATTCCTGGAGTCATTGATGTGACAGCTGGTAAACAAAGCAGCTTGGTAACCAT CTTTGCAATATGGAATACAATGATGGGTACCTCATTACTAACTATGCCTTGGGCATTAGAACAAGCTGGTTTGGTTCTTGGTTTATGTTTAATGGTCTCAGTTGCCGGAATATGCTTCTATACAGCATGGCGGATACTCTCAACGTTTAAATTTTATG GTATCGCCCTTCTCGGTGCCTCCATAGTCTACTGGGTCCTGATGAGCAACTTTCTTTACAATACTGGGAAAGTTATTCATG atgTCGTTGTTGGAAATTTCTCGTCAAATGAAACCGATCAACTTCTCTGTCCACATCCGTCCGAAGGAGATAGATGGTCCAAGCTATTGAATGCTGATTTGGAATCTTTTTCCACATACTGGAGCATCGATTTCACTGTACCTATATATTTGACTGTGATATTGGGACCGTTGACGTGCCTCAAATCTGCAACCTTTTTTACGAAGTTTAACGCGTTcggtaatttaaattttttgtctagTGTTCACGTCACAGGTAATAATAGGCtcaaggttcaatcgggtttaattaaaaaaaggaaataa
- the LOC136042510 gene encoding sodium-coupled neutral amino acid transporter 9 homolog isoform X1 translates to MITSNMNESLLPSSPSRVRQPYHYDSLARPSIPQTPPLDEEAEDPGPQTFPPVEPTYSRYRYYSKLIAPGSNEDALRIPLHVIPVHFLYPMIPGVIDVTAGKQSSLVTIFAIWNTMMGTSLLTMPWALEQAGLVLGLCLMVSVAGICFYTAWRILSTFKFYEDAVEMLDFPDLCRHILGKAGEWTSVAFSGIALLGASIVYWVLMSNFLYNTGKVIHDVVVGNFSSNETDQLLCPHPSEGDRWSKLLNADLESFSTYWSIDFTVPIYLTVILGPLTCLKSATFFTKFNAFGNLNFLSSVHVTGNNRLKVQSGLIKKRK, encoded by the exons ATGATCACAAGCAATATGAACGAGTCCCTACTTCCCTCAAGCCCTTCTAG GGTGCGGCAACCCTACCACTATGATTCTTTGGCACGACCATCAATACCTCAAACTCCACCATTGGACGAAGAAGCTGAAGATCCTGGTCCTCAGACCTTTCCTCCTGTTGAACCAACATACTCACGATATCGATATTATTCTAAGCTTATTGCTCCTGGTTCAAACGAAGATGCATTG AGGATTCCACTTCACGTGATTCCGGTCCATTTCTTGTACCCCATGATTCCTGGAGTCATTGATGTGACAGCTGGTAAACAAAGCAGCTTGGTAACCAT CTTTGCAATATGGAATACAATGATGGGTACCTCATTACTAACTATGCCTTGGGCATTAGAACAAGCTGGTTTGGTTCTTGGTTTATGTTTAATGGTCTCAGTTGCCGGAATATGCTTCTATACAGCATGGCGGATACTCTCAACGTTTAAATTTTATG AAGATGCAGTTGAAATGCTGGATTTTCCAGATTTGTGTCGGCATATACTTGGTAAAGCCGGAGAGTGGACTTCTGTTGCATTTTCAGGTATCGCCCTTCTCGGTGCCTCCATAGTCTACTGGGTCCTGATGAGCAACTTTCTTTACAATACTGGGAAAGTTATTCATG atgTCGTTGTTGGAAATTTCTCGTCAAATGAAACCGATCAACTTCTCTGTCCACATCCGTCCGAAGGAGATAGATGGTCCAAGCTATTGAATGCTGATTTGGAATCTTTTTCCACATACTGGAGCATCGATTTCACTGTACCTATATATTTGACTGTGATATTGGGACCGTTGACGTGCCTCAAATCTGCAACCTTTTTTACGAAGTTTAACGCGTTcggtaatttaaattttttgtctagTGTTCACGTCACAGGTAATAATAGGCtcaaggttcaatcgggtttaattaaaaaaaggaaataa